From the genome of Capsicum annuum cultivar UCD-10X-F1 chromosome 4, UCD10Xv1.1, whole genome shotgun sequence:
NNNNNNNNNNNNNNNNNNNNNNNNNNNNNNNNNNNNNNNNNNNNNNNNNNNNNNNNNNNNNNNNNNNNNNNNNNNNNNNNNNNNNNNNNNNNNNNNNNNNNNNNNNNNNNNNNNNNNNNNNNNNNNNNNNNNNNNNNNNNNNNNNNNNNNNNNNNNNNNNNNNNNNNNNNNNNNNNNNNNNNNNNNNNNNNNNNNNNNNNNNNNNNNNNNNNNNNNNNNNNNNNNNNNNNNNNNNNNNNNNNNNNNNNNNNNNNNNNNNNNNNNNNNNNNNNNNNNNNNNNNNNNNNNNNNNNNNNNNNNNNNNNNNNNNNNNNNNNNNNNNNNNNNNNNNNNNNNNNNNNNNNNNNNNNNNNNNNNNNNNNNNNNNNNNNNNNNNNNNNNNNNNNNNNNNNNNNNNNNNNNNNNNNNNNNNNNNNNNNNNNNNNNNNNNNNNNNNNNNNNNNNNNNNNNNNNNNNNNNNNNNNNNNNNNNNNNNNNNNNNNNNNNNNNNNNNNNNNNNNNNNNNNNNNNNNNNNNNNNNNNNNNNNNNNNNNNNNNNNNNNNNNNNNNNNNNNNNNNNNNNNNNNNNNNNNNNNNNNNNNNNNNNNNNNNNNNNNNNNNNNNNNNNNNNNNNNNNNNNNNNNNNNNNNNNNNNNNNNNNNNNNNNNNNNNNNNNNNNNNNNNNNNNNNNNNNNNNNNNNNNNNNNNNNNNNNNNNNNNNNNNNNNNNNNNNNNNNNNNNNNNNNNNNNNNNNNNNNNNNNNNNNNNNNNNNNNNNNNNNNNNNNNNNNNNNNNNNNNNNNNNNNNNNNNNNNNNNNNNNNNNNNNNNNNNNNNNNNNNNNNNNNNNNNNNNNNNNNNNNNNNNNNNNNNNNNNNNNNNNNNNNNNNNNNNNNNNNNNNNNNNNNNNNNNNNNNNNNNNNNNNNNNNNNNNNNNNNNNNNNNNNNNNNNNNNNNNNNNNNNNNNNNNNNNNNNNNNNNNNNNNNNNNNNNNNNNNNNNNNNNNNNNNNNNNNNNNNNNNNNNNNNNNNNNNNNNNNNNNNNNNNNNNNNNNNNNNNNNNNNNNNNNNNNNNNNNNNNNNNNNNNNNNNNNNNNNNNNNNNNNNNNNNNNNNNNNNNNNNNNNNNNNNNNNNNNNNNNNNNNNNNNNNNNNNNNNNNNNNNNNNNNNNNNNNNNNNNNNNNNNNNNNNNNNNNNNNNNNNNNNNNNNNNNNNNNNNNNNNNNNNNNNNNNNNNNNNNNNNNNNNNNNNNNNNNNNNNNNNNNNNNNNNNNNNNNNNNNNNNNNNNNNNGTGGGGGTGGGGGCTAGGAGAAGGGTTGAGTGGGGGTGAGGAGGGGGCTGGGTGGGGGCGGGGGCGAGGGCGGGGTagggtgtgggggtgggggtgggaaaaaatactttaaatttattatttttaaatttttaaaaatagtcttAAACTTAAAAAGctggaatttttttaaaaaaattattatttttaaatttttaaaaatattttgaaattataaaagatggaaaaataattttaaatttattatttttaaaaatatttttaactttttaaaaatatttttaaattaaaaaagatggagtaaaaagaaaaaatcttttttattttttattttaatgttattttttttaattactttaatataAAATTAGCCAAAAATTGACGCTCACTCGCACCTCCAGGCAAGTGTAATCACTCTCTTTGACCTAGTCAGCATgtcaatgccacataggcaaagtcaatagtcaaagggtgcaaaatgttgctttttagcgTGTTAATAGGTCCAGATGATAAACATGTGagtagaagtatccaacttacaaaattgaCATAGTACAgaggtccagaaggtcatttcaTCTAATTTAAATTGTATTCGAAATTTTAAAAACAGGTAAAgccttattttcatttttattttattctaaattttttatttttataaaataacattagttaaattatgtttcatgtttagattaactatactatttttttaaaaaatatatttaaattctgTGTATTTAGTACAAATTGTATGGCCAAATATAATTCTAACTTTAGCTTCGACTTTAAAGAtttcaaataaagtattttttttatttttatgaccAAATGTTCACTTGTTGttttcttccttctctttttctgGTCATCTTTTCTTCTTAGCTGCTTCATACAATCACTTTTATTTGTCACTATTTCACATTTCGAGGtcaaattatatgaattttgatcaatatattaagatttattttttcatcatattaatatgagaaagatttcaatttattacgtttttcgtattgtttttgatgatctatattttaaatttaatatattaaattaatctacttcaattttatctttaaaatatatCCAAATTGACCTTGAGAAGCAAAacaatgacaagtaaaagtgaaagaataaattatttctttttttgaatttttggtattaatttttctttaaatatggtgatgatataaaaataaatcgTTAGCCTTACGCTatcaaattcaacttcaaataaaaaaattcaacataaaCAAAGAGaataataacaagaaaaaataattatgatgaaTAAACTGATATAAAATGATCGTACTTTTAAAAATCTGTAGAATATTTAAATAGAGATTATTTAGAtttataataccaaaataaattaaaaaatgacaataaaaaaGAACTATataaaaaacaataaagaaataaacaccCCAAAAAATTTGAGCAAAAGATAATTTGTGAAAAAAGAAAGGAGCagagagaacaaaaaaaaaagtataaataacataaataccagcccatataaaaataattacactctctcctactttttaaattatacattattctctctctattaatatacataacatagctgaCATATatatagcattctgtgtatatgttgtgATTTTTATAATATGCGTAGGGAGTTAGCTTTAGATCTATCAACGAACAATAAACATTTCATAAGAAAAAAAAGCAGAATTGGAAGTTTCAATCTCAAAGAAAGGTATAGGTTTAATTTTGCATagtcatttcaatttttttcttccaattctaaaaaagaaaaatccgTCAATAAATGACGAACGTGCTGCAGCTACTACTTTGACTCCTTTTATGCAATTAtaagattttttataatattaaaaatataaataaattatgtatttgtgtaacttttagaaaaaaaaaagtgggcTATGACTTTGAAAAATGGGGCCCTCTATGTCCACTTGGATGAAAGTTAAAGGCCTCACACACGTATTACGAGGAATGTGAGGCCCAGGATAAAATTTTCCCTACTACTGCTACTAAAGTTTTCTTCAATGCATTACTTCATTAATATCCCACTACACATTTTCGGGTAACATTCTTTTACTCTTCCATCAGAATGAATAttcatttagttaatcagctaCGCTACTAATATTTCCGTTGTTGGAGTTGGTAAGCAGATTGCCATGAAAAATGCCATCTATATGGAAAGCATTTTCACTATCTTCGAATTCCCATCactcttcttctacttcttttcCCACTACCGGGAGTACTTCTCCGACAGATTCGCCGAATACACGGCGTATTTACGGGGGAGGAAGGAGGCTAACTAGGCAGAGGAAGTTGAGGCATGTTAGTGATGATGATCTTGGTTTACGTAGACCTAATATTCAGGCGTTGATTATTGATGAACGTTCAAAGTCTTTGCCGTGTTCTCCTGATTCTTATGCTGAATTGGGCTCGAGTTCGAGGTCGCCTCATCGGTCTACGTCCTCTGCCGTGCCACTGCCGTTGCCTCTCCCTGAGCTGAATTGTCTGCCCAGGCAAAACACGCCGGTTAGAGTTGACAGGGATCCGTTAAGCCCTCTTCGTGCTAGGTTAGTAGAATATTTAACGAAATTATTTTAAACTCCAACTAAAAAAATGCTACTTTTTGTGTGTCAATTTATGTATCAGCATTTAACTTGGCACAAATTTTAAAGAGAGAAATGTTTTTGAAATTTGTGGTCAAAAGCACTACTTGACCATTTATATGgaataaatcattttattaagGGTAGAAGGACaagtttaaagttaaattgtttaTAGAAATTAGaaagttcatattttttttacacgGACTAGAAAAGAAAACGTGTTGCATAAATTGAGACGGGGAGTAACTTTCTCACTGAAATATTCATATAGCCAATTTGTATTGGTTTGGGATTGAGGCACAGTTATTTTTGTTCTGATGATGAAAGTTTTTCACCTAAATTAACTTTAGCAAGGGTgtgacctagtggtcaatgaGGTGGGTTGTGaacagtggcggagccaccttgTATTGAGGGGGTTCGAACCCCCTTCTATGGAAACTTATACtatttttgtactatttttatatggtcaaaaatattttatgtatatatagtagatgttgaccCTTCGACGAGTCCGTATGTTTACTTCTAAATTCCCTCaatgaaaatcctggctccgTCACTGATTGTGAACTTGAGGTCTCATATTTAAATCTCAGCAGAGTAGGTGGTTCTTCTCATCTGTTCTAGTATTGGCGGAAAAAGTTACCTTATATCTATTGTTGCCAGTGGGAGGTGACAGATATTTCGTGGATTTAGTCGAAGTGGACGAAAGCTGCCCAGACACCATGGTTATCCCCCCCAAAAGGCATGTACTGGTTGACTGGCAGTAGGTAGTTGGTTCTTAGTTGAAGTAACCCTTTAGGGCTGGATTCATTTTTTTGTAAGAAATAATTGTGGTGTCTAGGCTATcttacctgccacctcccaccagtaAAGATAGGGGGTAATTAGCAAGTTattaggtaactctgtccaccaaggttAGCACTTAGCATAGATGGAAGTAAATCACCTGGTGTTTTTGTCTTTGTTGGGATTTGAACGTGAGACCTCATAGTtgtcaacccacttcattgactaTCAAGACGGGCCCTTTTGGGCGCTTTTGGGGTGAATTGATTGCAGTAACATTATAGGTCATTACCATAAAAGAACCATTTTTTCCCTTTTAGGGTTGTGGTAATTGCAGTAACCTTTAGTACCTAAGAGGTTCACCATAAATGTTGGTTTGGATTTATGAAGATAGTGTGGTTTGTTGTTGGTTGGTTTCCCAGAGACATATTGTATTGACGACATGTAACAGTTCTAATTTTGTGTTGCTTGGTCTTAGTATCAAATGATGATATGTAGTGTGCTATTTAGTTTTTTGGGGAAATGTTTGATTAACTATGATGATTTCATAAGAACAAAAACCGAACTCTAAAGTGTTAACCTGTTGCAAGTTGCAGGGATCCTTCTGACCAAACTCCAGTTGAGGTGAAAAGTTCTCAGCATCCAAGATCATCTACTCCGACTTATCAGCGTAGGGGGTTTCCTCCTGATCTGAATGCTGAGGGTGTTGAGTTCAGGTTGAATGTTCCTCCCAGAAGTGCCCCAAGTAGTGGTTTTACAAGCCCCATCCGAAGCCCGAAAAGGTTTAGTACACAGGACCTTTTTCATCCTCCCTCCCCTCAGGCCTCATCATCACCTTCAGAGGCTTACTCTTTCCAACTTTCACCCACAAGGGTTACGAATAGCGCTGGTCATTCTCCACCGAGTAGCCCAATATTTCCAAGTTCAGCTAACAGAATCAGGAATGACAAAAGTGGTGCTGTGCATTCGCATCATCAATCTCTTCCGGAAAGTTCTCTAGCTTGGAATGAAACTAACAACATCAACGTGCACCCGCTGCCCCTTCCACCAGGAGTTCCAAGACAACCAGAATTGTGTACCATCTACAGCAACATGGACAAACCTTGTGTATCACCAAAAAAGGGTCAATGGCTAAAGGGGAAGCTTTTAGGTCGTGGTACATATGGAAGTGTATATGAAGCTACTAACCGGTAAGGGATAAAAGCTTGCTTAGTGAGTAACTCGGTGGGACTGTaacatttctttttgtttttcctcccTTTGACAGTGAAACCGGTGCTTTATGTGCAATGAAAGAAGTTGATCTTACTCCTGATGATCCTAAATCTGCTGAATGTATAAAGCAGTTAGAACAGGTGACTTCCTCGTGTCTTCTTAGTCTACATAATTAATATGTACATAAACTGCAAAGGCATATTTGAAAGGCCAAATCTTTATTAGTGAAGTCAGCTTTAAAAAGTACTTAATAAGCTTGTTAAATCCACTTTTGAGCCTAAGCATCATGCTCCTGAAGATGCAAAATCAAAAATGTATCCATAGAGCTACTTTTATTGATCATATTCGTTGACTTCATAAGCCTCTCTTCACATTTTGCATCAGCGAGAAAATAATCCGGAATGTTGGTTACTGGCTTGGGGAAAGTTGAGGTTTCATATTACTGTATTTTATTTCCACTTGCTTATACACAGTTTATTGCATCTGAAAGGATGAGGCTTTTGTACTGCACTGCAATGACTATGGCATGTTTTTCACTTGTTTATGCTATTCTAAATCAATTCTTTCTTCCTTCTGTTGCAGGAAATAAGAGTTCTCCGGCAGTTAAAGCACCAAAATATTGTTCAATACTATGGCAGTGAAATAGTAAGAACATCTTTCTTGTTCTCTTGCCATGTTCAGATATTGAAAGATAAGTGCTGTTGCTGTGCAGATGGAAGACCGCTTTTGCATATATTTGGAATATGTGCACCCCGGATCAATTAATAAGTATGTTCGGGAACATTGCGGAGCTATGACAGAGTCAATAGTTCGAAACTTTACTAGGCATATTGTATCAGGGTTGGCTTACTTGCATAGCACTAAGACAATACACAGGTAGATACTGGTTACACCGAGTGGAATATGTcacttgatttaaagatttattAATGGAACCACTAAAGCGTTTGAGTTGCAATTCTTGTTATAAGCATGGAAGAAACTATtttcttttacaatttttttctaaaaaaaacattTCGCTGACAATGATGATCAGTCTAATGGGTGGTTTCAATGATTTTTTCTGAGTAGGGACATTAAGGGAGCAAATTTGCTTGTAGATGCATCTGGCGTTGTCAAGCTTGCAGATTTTGGGTTAGCAAAACATGTAAGCTTTCAAAAATTCTAATGCCAAACTGAATATGCTACTCCGTTGTTTGTTCTAGTTTAGTGTTTTTCGTTTTTTCTTGTAAACCCTGATCTGTAGTGAAATGAATGACCTGAATTTTTCATCAATTACTTTTCAGGCATACCTTACTGCTGTAATTtcatattgtttctctttttcCCCAGCTTTCCAGCTGTGCAACTGATCTTTCTCTGAAAGGGAGCCCTCACTGGATGGCTCCAGAGGTAGGCATCGTTAATCTACTTTGCGGTTATTGCCTGGGTTCAGTTTTCTTTCCCCTCTATTTATTGGCTTGTACTTATGTCTAGACTTAACTTTAAATGCAGGTAATGCAGGCAGTGTTGCGCAAAGATGCCAATCCAGAGCTTGCCTTAGCTGTTGATATATGGAGCCTGGGTTGTACTGTAATTGAAATGTTTACTGGACAGCCCCCTTGGGGCGATCTTAGTTGGGTAAGTGTTTAAAGCATTTCATTTTTGAGAACAATGTAATCGTATTACAATTCGAAATATATTATGAGCTTTTAGCTTGTAAAATACGAGCATGGCTAGCTGATTGGCTTAATCCTAATTAGGCCAGAGCTATGTTCTTACTTTTCAGGCATTCTAGAATTGATTTCTGCAAGTGTCTAAGTGTTCATGCTTTGGCTTATTAGGTGCAAGCTATGTTCAGCGTGTTGAACAAATCACCACCTATACCAGAAAAATTATCGTTAGAAGGAAAGGATTTCCTTCAGTGCTGCTTTCGAAAGGAACCTGCAGATAGGCCATCAGCTATGACGCTGCTTGAACATTCTTTTTTACGTAATACCAGTTCTTGTGAGCATAGTATCTCCCTTGCTGGCTACTCAGAGGATTCTCCAGGGATGAAATTACACGTGAGTGGTGCATGCAGCTGCTGATGTGACATTATTGGTTAACGTCACTGTATTATTTGTCAGATTCTGTAAAAAAAATTTCCTAATGGTTTTAAACTCTGAATTCGTTGCATTTCATGATAACTTGCAGAGTCCCCCGAAGAACCCAATTAACCATAAAAAGGAACAAAAACCACTGTTACCAGGAACATCTGCCAGGCATGGAAAATCACCATGTAGCAGGTAATAATTGTCTTTTACCTCCTCTTATCTGTGTTTGTCATGTTTGTTAGATATCAAACGCTTTATTCTGTGAGATTATTCTCGTGTTAGTATGTGCGTCCATCTTATCCAAGTTAAATTGTCTCTTCCAGTGAAACTTGCCAGCAAACTCATCCTGAAACCTGCAAATATGGAGCAGCTTCCTACCACTCTCCACGTTCAGCACTTGAAGCCCTTCCCTGTACAATGGAGCTGAACTCGAGTCCACGTGCAGCCAGCCCCTCAAGTGTTCCTAGTAGCTTCCGCCTGGGACCTGAAAACACTAGTCCTTATAGAATCGTAGGAAAGGAAATTCCAAACCTCTGCATAagatcataataaataaaaagcgAGGGGGAAACTCATGTACAGATCAGGATTTTAGATGCAGAATAACTTCAGTCAGATGATTAATTAAAATGTTGTCATATGCAATGTAATTCCCATATGCATTCACATCTTTTATGTACTACTGTTATTGTGTTTGAAGCTATCAAAGACTTGCATAGTTTTGGAACAGATTCATGAAGAATTGAAGATGGCTCTCAAGTTAATAGTTTAATTTAGATTGGAAACATGACTTAGGATGTAAATGTTTGTCTTGTACTTGGCTGTTAACTAGATGGACATTTATTCCAAGTACTCCTGCTGATAGCCTGAACTGGGTAAGGATCAACAATTATGCTACAattagttatttatgtattaactataattattctaatttctatcgtgcataaaataatacatagattTTCTCGTAACTTAAACATGTATTAGTGCGGAAAAGAAAAACATGAGCTAAGTTATATTAGCAGTGCTATATTTTGTGTAAACAGAAAAAATCAACTAAACATTGTACAGTATAATTTATGCTAGATTCTGTGTGGCTGTTGTTCTTCTTCATTTTTATAACCAAACAACGTACACAATTATTATTCtgtttttaatacgtaaataacttcTCTGTCACAAATAACCCCGTCATTATTAAGCATCATAGTCATAATCTGGACATTCGGGATAGCTTAGTGGATTCATGCCAATTATTTAAGCCTTGGCGTCGTTTGGTATTCGGCATGAAATAAGTAAGAATatcaatgaaattattttatccatcttttatATGAATAGTAATCTTACTATTTTAATATAAATGATGCAATAAAATAATCAGAAATTAGCTAATACCGCAAATCAATTGGAACCGGGCTCTCTTCACAGCCCCTAAAGGCATTAGAAAGAGATTTAATCCGTTGGTGTCATAATTTCAATCaatagaaaataataacaaataacgTTCTAGTACAATCTCACAAGTAAGAacgtaaaattaaatataaaataaaattatcttaaatcTTATGTTGAGATTATTATCTTTATACATGAATCAAAACttttaagaatgaaaaaaatttctctaaaaagaaTTGTGATAGAGTGATAAATAGTATATTTGTAATGACCATGAATgtgagtttcttttttttttttttccaacaaagGACTCCAAgtggaataaaaggaaaaaaataaaaatttggaaAATTGACACTTGCCCCCTTGTATTCTCCTACTCTTTTCATTTTGCCCTTCGTTTTGAATGAGAAAGCGCGCAGAATTCTCCGATTAATGGAAGCAATTGGTAACTTTAGAAAATGGATCCATGAAAATCATTCATAATTTATGGTGCTGTGCTGCTTTCAATTGAAAAATGGAAGGTCCACAGAGTTTAATCAGCAAATTACACACTTGCTATTCCGACGGCTTACACTTTGCGAAGCCAATTTCCTCCTTACGTACTAACGAATTTGATTTAGTAAGTTCTTTTTCTTCAAACCCTTTTCATATTTCGCTACGAGGATTCATATAGCCCACTCAATTTTAGTTTATTCGTTTGTATTTgtttaaagttttaatctttgatTTACCCCTTTTGATATTACGCTATGATGAGTAGTTGGTTAATTGACCAGAGGGAGTTCCTCGGATGATATGCACCCCTTACTTTCAACCCGAAGGTTGAGTTTGAGTCACCAAAGGAGCAAAAAGGTGGGAGCTCCTAGGGAGgggtaaaaaaataaaagataaaaaataagttttaatcCTTAATCTACCCTTTTGATATTATGCTAATGAGTAGTTAGTTGATTGGTTAAAAAAAAGGCAGTCCGGTGCACTGAAGCTCCCGCTATGCCGGGAAGGACCGAACCATAAGGGTTATTGTACTCGGAGGTTGTTTTCACTGCTTGACCTTGTGGTCGCACGACGAAAACTTTACTAGTTATACCAAGGGCCCCCCTCAGTTggttgattgattgattttttttgcttAAAGTTTTCATCTTTAGTTTACTCATTTGATAGTATGCTATAAGTAGTAGTTGGTGATTGATTTGAATTTGCCTAaagtttcatttttaatttacCCTTTCTGATATTACGCTATGAGGAGTAGTTAGTTGATTGATTTGAATTTGCTTGaagttttaatctttaatttacCCTTTTTCGCCCATTGTGATTTTTTTCCTCTTTAGGTGAGAAATGTGCTGCAAATATTACAAGGTTTATCCGGTACGTTGTTGTATTGGGATGAAGTAGGGCGTTGTTTTCGTGTTCGGAGTGGGATATATGTTAGCCATCTTTCGCATACAAGTCTTTATCATGTTCTGAATCAGTTTACCTATGCTGCAACATGTTTAAAGATGGTAGAAAGTAGTATTAACAAGGTTGCGAAATCTGTTCCTTCTCCACCACCTACTTTGAGGGCATTTTGTTGCTCAATCTCCACTTGGCTAACAGTAAGTATCTACTTTCGTTTGCAGTTTTTGGGGGTTTGCATGTGTGAACAGCTTTGTAATGTTTTTACTTGAGCTGAGGGTATattgaaaatagcctctctacccacgaggtaggggtaaggtctacgtacacACTATCCTCTCCCGACTCCACTTATGGGATTATactgggtgtgttgttgttgCTGGGTGTTTATATGCGTATGCCATTTGTATAGAAAGAAGATGACTTTTTCCCTTCTTATTTTATGGAGCAGTGGTTGCGGAATGGTGCGTTGAAAGAGGAGATGAAAGTGGTCGACTCATGTAGTTTAACTACTCCAACCCTCTTGGGATTGTCAAGTTCTTTATCAAGGTTTGTATATAGAATCCAAATGAATCACCTTGTGAAtgaaagttttgaaaaatatagcATGATTTGAAAGGGAGCATTGATGTAATTGGTAAACTTGTTGTCGTGTGACcaagaggtcatgggttcaaggcTTTAAGCCGTGGAAACAACCGCTTGCATAAATGCAGGGTACTATGTAAATAAACTCGTGTGGTTCGACCCTTTCCTGGAccttgcgcatagcgggagctttagtgcaccagggtGCCCTTTATAGCATGAATGTAGTTCAGTGATGTCAGTGTGATTAagcataataaaaagaaaaaaaggtgaaaaataccAAATATACCCCTGGCGTTTGCGTTTTGTCTTTAAAaaggaataaagaaaagaatttatCTGATGAAAGAAGTTTTGAAACTCTATCAAATGAAAGAATTATGGGAAAAGATGGAAAGAATGAAGATTATGTAGGATAGTCATCATAGAAGTAAATGTAATTTGAGCCAGGGATGTTAGAGCTGAACTGTGGTTTCAAGCGAAGATAAGTGGATCGTTGGTTTTGTTGTAATAGAAGGTCTAGTATAGTTATGATAAActaaaaataggataaaccaaAAGGGTGGCAAAAAGAGTTTTTCCATCAATGGGAAATTACAACAACTAGGAATATCTTCTTCCTAAGATTGGTAAATCACAATGTGTTTGATGGAGAGCTATATGAGAGAAGTAATTTGATCTTAACCTCTATACCTATAAATAGTCATACATCTCAAAATTCTAAATTCCTTTGTGTTGGATATTTGGCCTAGGCTTTGGGGCACATCCTCATACCTATAAACAAGGGAGTTGCTTATTGTCTGCCTCCAACTTCAGTTACATGTTTTTCTTGATTGTAATCTATGCATCTCATGTTTTGCtgtctttcttttttactttgtTTATGAACATGTGGGTATCATGGCAAAAATTCTGAAATCAAGAAATTCCAGGATTTATTTCTTCCTACACCAGCTGTTGTATTGCGATCTTGCAGCAGTTAATATTGCTTCTTGAAGAAATAGGTTTGGACCTAGATGTACTCCATTTGTCCCATTTATGTGGCACACTTTCCTTTTAGTTTTATCTCGAAAAGAGTGACagaaaaaatctttaaatttccCATTTTCTCTTTCTACCACTCCATGGAAGTAAGACTAGCAACCCGATAATGAGATGAAATATAGCGCCACAAATGTCTATAGTCTGTTTTAAACCACAAGTTTCAGAATAGCTATAGCTTGTTTTAGACCACAAGTTTCAGAAGTCTTTTTTTGCATTCTTAATCTCCATATCCAGTCAAACACCGGTTCATAAAATAGGACAAAGGGTATAGATTAACCtgcccatttttatttttattttgctatAAACATGCCTTTTGATTGTTGTTCCCATCTTTGACGTACCTGTGGCTCATCCTTGTTGCGTCTTCTTTCTTTATAAGGGTTTTTCTTCCTGGATTTTCTTCTACATTTTTGATTGTGTATGTACATGTTTGCATGAAACCCTTGTCCTTTTGAAATGCCAAGGGGGAGTCTAATGGCTCTCCCTTTTTGCATGCCTTACCCAAAAGAATTTTACCGGCTCACTTGTTTGACTGGTCTCGCTGACAGTTCTTTTTCTGTCCTCTTTTTAGGGGTTATTAATAGAAGTTCCTGACAAGATATATCAATGCAATattagtttgtgtgcaggaactGAATTTTTGTTTCAACTAGTCCAAGGGGCCATTCCACAAGCTTATGATGAGACTAATTCTTCTATCTCTGCCACAACTTTTGCTGTGCATATTCTTGATTATTTATATAAGAAGCTGACTGAAGTTTGCCTTGTCCAAGGTGGCGAGGTTTGAACTGCTTTCCTTTGCTCGAAATATTTTCTGACTCTTTCATCTTATAATTTATTATCTTGAGTAAATAATTTCAGGAGGATGCTTACAGGATGATATTACATGCATTTGTTAGCAGTCTTTTGCCATACATTGAGGGCCTTGATTCATGGCTTTATGAAGGAATTCTGGACGACCCCTTTGAGGAGGTAAGTTTCTTTTGATAGTTGTATTAGTGGAAGTGAATGATTTCATGTAGCTTTCAACATGTATCAGAATAGTAGCTTCCAGGAGCATATCTGCATGTTTCAACATCATAAGAAAGAAAATGGACACATTTACATTAGAACTTGTGAAACTCAGTTATGGTTTGTGAGAGTGATGCCCCATCATTTTTTATCTGCACACATGTATAAGAACAATTGGAACACAGAAGATGTTCCCTGTAATAGCAACTTATAAGGAAATTGTTCCTCAAATATGTGTATCCTAATCGCTATAAGCTTTTACTAATAAACAAAATACTTTTTGTTTATATGATCGTCATTATCTTAGCCATACCCCTATAGAGGTTTAAAA
Proteins encoded in this window:
- the LOC107867121 gene encoding mitogen-activated protein kinase kinase kinase 5 isoform X2; the encoded protein is MPSIWKAFSLSSNSHHSSSTSFPTTGSTSPTDSPNTRRIYGGGRRLTRQRKLRHVSDDDLGLRRPNIQALIIDERSKSLPCSPDSYAELGSSSRSPHRSTSSAVPLPLPLPELNCLPRQNTPVRVDRDPLSPLRARDPSDQTPVEVKSSQHPRSSTPTYQRRGFPPDLNAEGVEFRLNVPPRSAPSSGFTSPIRSPKRFSTQDLFHPPSPQASSSPSEAYSFQLSPTRVTNSAGHSPPSSPIFPSSANRIRNDKSGAVHSHHQSLPESSLAWNETNNINVHPLPLPPGVPRQPELCTIYSNMDKPCVSPKKGQWLKGKLLGRGTYGSVYEATNRETGALCAMKEVDLTPDDPKSAECIKQLEQEIRVLRQLKHQNIVQYYGSEIMEDRFCIYLEYVHPGSINKYVREHCGAMTESIVRNFTRHIVSGLAYLHSTKTIHRDIKGANLLVDASGVVKLADFGLAKHLSSCATDLSLKGSPHWMAPEVMQAVLRKDANPELALAVDIWSLGCTVIEMFTGQPPWGDLSWVQAMFSVLNKSPPIPEKLSLEGKDFLQCCFRKEPADRPSAMTLLEHSFLRNTSSCEHSISLAGYSEDSPGMKLHSPPKNPINHKKEQKPLLPGTSARHGKSPCSSETCQQTHPETCKYGAASYHSPRSALEALPCTMELNSSPRAASPSSVPSSFRLGPENTSPYRIVGKEIPNLCIRS
- the LOC107867121 gene encoding mitogen-activated protein kinase kinase kinase 5 isoform X1, whose amino-acid sequence is MPSIWKAFSLSSNSHHSSSTSFPTTGSTSPTDSPNTRRIYGGGRRLTRQRKLRHVSDDDLGLRRPNIQALIIDERSKSLPCSPDSYAELGSSSRSPHRSTSSAVPLPLPLPELNCLPRQNTPVRVDRDPLSPLRASCRDPSDQTPVEVKSSQHPRSSTPTYQRRGFPPDLNAEGVEFRLNVPPRSAPSSGFTSPIRSPKRFSTQDLFHPPSPQASSSPSEAYSFQLSPTRVTNSAGHSPPSSPIFPSSANRIRNDKSGAVHSHHQSLPESSLAWNETNNINVHPLPLPPGVPRQPELCTIYSNMDKPCVSPKKGQWLKGKLLGRGTYGSVYEATNRETGALCAMKEVDLTPDDPKSAECIKQLEQEIRVLRQLKHQNIVQYYGSEIMEDRFCIYLEYVHPGSINKYVREHCGAMTESIVRNFTRHIVSGLAYLHSTKTIHRDIKGANLLVDASGVVKLADFGLAKHLSSCATDLSLKGSPHWMAPEVMQAVLRKDANPELALAVDIWSLGCTVIEMFTGQPPWGDLSWVQAMFSVLNKSPPIPEKLSLEGKDFLQCCFRKEPADRPSAMTLLEHSFLRNTSSCEHSISLAGYSEDSPGMKLHSPPKNPINHKKEQKPLLPGTSARHGKSPCSSETCQQTHPETCKYGAASYHSPRSALEALPCTMELNSSPRAASPSSVPSSFRLGPENTSPYRIVGKEIPNLCIRS